A single window of Leeuwenhoekiella sp. MAR_2009_132 DNA harbors:
- a CDS encoding YbaB/EbfC family nucleoid-associated protein, producing the protein MFGDMMGMMGKIKEAQQKAEDTKKRLETVYIDEKSSDNLMAVTVSVAGAVKKIDINDELLSDKEQLEDYLILTLNKALARAKSSYDQELAAVAKEGMPAIPGLDMFK; encoded by the coding sequence ATGTTTGGAGATATGATGGGTATGATGGGCAAAATCAAAGAAGCTCAGCAAAAAGCCGAAGACACAAAAAAACGCTTAGAAACGGTTTATATTGATGAGAAAAGTAGTGATAACCTCATGGCAGTAACCGTAAGTGTTGCTGGAGCTGTCAAAAAAATAGATATAAATGATGAGCTTCTAAGCGATAAAGAACAATTAGAAGACTATCTGATTTTAACTCTAAATAAAGCTCTAGCACGTGCAAAATCTAGTTATGATCAAGAATTAGCTGCTGTTGCTAAAGAAGGAATGCCAGCTATTCCCGGTCTAGATATGTTTAAATAA
- a CDS encoding DUF6122 family protein produces MLQTVIHYSLHFIAPGLIAWVFFSKNWRKAWLIMLLTMAVDLDHLLANPIFAPDRCSINFHPLHTYWAIAIYLVLLIPPKTRVVATGLLFHMVTDYQDCLWL; encoded by the coding sequence ATGCTGCAAACTGTAATACATTACAGCTTACATTTTATAGCACCCGGGTTAATTGCCTGGGTGTTTTTTAGTAAAAACTGGAGAAAAGCCTGGCTGATTATGCTTTTAACAATGGCTGTAGATCTTGATCATCTATTAGCTAACCCTATCTTTGCCCCAGATCGCTGCAGTATTAATTTTCACCCCCTACATACCTACTGGGCCATTGCAATTTATCTGGTTCTCCTTATTCCCCCTAAAACCCGCGTGGTTGCCACAGGACTTCTATTTCATATGGTCACAGATTATCAGGACTGCCTGTGGCTTTAG
- a CDS encoding VOC family protein → MIKNIHHTAIICSDYKKSKHFYTEVLNLEIIKETYRAERKSYKLDLALNGNYIIELFSFENTPKRISRPEACGLRHLAFSVENIESAVEELQAKTIPTEPIRIDPITGKRFTFFSDPDDLPLELYEI, encoded by the coding sequence ATGATTAAAAACATACATCACACTGCCATAATTTGCTCAGACTATAAAAAGTCTAAACATTTTTATACTGAAGTTTTAAATCTTGAAATCATCAAAGAAACGTATCGCGCAGAGCGAAAATCTTACAAATTAGATCTCGCCCTTAACGGAAACTATATTATTGAATTATTTTCTTTTGAAAACACACCTAAACGCATTTCAAGACCAGAAGCTTGCGGACTAAGACACCTCGCATTTTCAGTAGAAAATATTGAATCTGCAGTTGAAGAACTTCAAGCTAAGACAATACCTACTGAGCCTATACGTATAGACCCTATAACCGGAAAACGTTTTACCTTTTTCTCAGACCCAGATGATCTCCCTTTAGAATTATATGAGATTTAA
- a CDS encoding LLM class flavin-dependent oxidoreductase, whose product MKNNAHNILENTKFSVLDLVPIVQGASTSEAINRSVDLAQHTENLGYTRFWISEHHNMESLASSAPTLLIGHIAGNTKKIRVGSGGVMLPNHAPLVVAEQFGTLETIYPGRIDLGLGRAPGTDQRTAMALRRYRQETVQDFPNNINELQTYFSIENATAPVRATPGEGLDIPIYLLGSSTFSAELAGKKGLPYAFASHFAPTHLHDALRLYHQNFEPSAQLNESYTMACVNVIAADTDEEAERLATSAKRFMLGVIRNTRKPLSPPVDSMEGEWSELEKMQIEQMMHYSFIGSQEKVARELEQFKKETQIDEIMVISHIYDHAARLKSYELVGELFKTQEIAV is encoded by the coding sequence ATGAAAAATAATGCACACAACATATTAGAAAATACTAAATTTTCAGTTTTAGATTTAGTGCCTATAGTACAGGGTGCCTCTACATCTGAAGCTATAAATCGTAGTGTTGACCTTGCTCAACATACCGAAAATTTAGGTTATACTCGCTTTTGGATTTCAGAACATCATAATATGGAGAGTCTTGCAAGCTCTGCACCCACATTATTAATTGGGCATATCGCAGGAAACACTAAGAAAATTAGAGTTGGTTCTGGAGGCGTTATGCTTCCTAATCATGCTCCGTTAGTTGTTGCTGAACAATTTGGCACACTTGAGACTATATATCCCGGACGCATAGATTTGGGTTTAGGAAGAGCTCCCGGAACAGATCAACGTACGGCAATGGCTCTACGCAGGTATAGACAGGAAACCGTACAGGATTTTCCTAACAATATTAATGAACTGCAAACCTATTTCTCGATTGAGAATGCAACAGCGCCGGTGCGCGCTACCCCTGGAGAGGGTTTAGATATACCAATCTATCTTTTAGGATCAAGTACCTTTAGTGCAGAGTTAGCAGGTAAAAAGGGTTTGCCTTATGCTTTTGCCAGTCATTTTGCACCTACCCATTTACACGATGCACTACGGTTATATCATCAAAATTTTGAGCCTTCAGCACAATTAAATGAGTCTTATACGATGGCTTGCGTTAATGTAATTGCAGCAGATACAGATGAAGAAGCAGAGCGTTTAGCGACCAGTGCTAAACGATTTATGCTGGGCGTTATTAGAAATACCAGAAAGCCACTATCGCCACCAGTAGATAGCATGGAAGGAGAATGGAGTGAACTTGAAAAAATGCAAATTGAACAAATGATGCATTACAGTTTTATAGGTTCACAAGAAAAGGTAGCCAGGGAGCTTGAGCAGTTTAAAAAAGAAACTCAAATAGACGAGATTATGGTGATTTCCCATATCTATGATCACGCAGCACGATTAAAATCGTATGAGCTGGTTGGAGAATTATTCAAGACACAAGAAATAGCAGTTTAA
- a CDS encoding LacI family DNA-binding transcriptional regulator — MKKKRPSLKDIAEVLQVSTTTVSFVLNGKGEEKKISKQLIARVENYLKEINYKPNLVARSLRTGSSRVIVFMVEDISNYFFSKIGRIIEDIAYTNDYRVLFCSTENDTKRAQDLIQLFQERQVDGFIIVPPTGIETEIQNLIENDIPVVLFDRKIDTLDVDSVTLNNYEGATQITEHLIEEGYNNIAFITIDLDLIQMDDRRKGYLFAMEENNLKPNILEIPYEMANADKCNVAISQFLSDNPQIDSIFFATNYLAQNGLKTMSRLDDKLIKALGLACFDDNIFFEMYSPSITTFAQPIEQMGAQLMKIMLGHLEDKEKIKTKKAHILEGKLIKRESSLRRETIKL, encoded by the coding sequence ATGAAAAAGAAGAGACCCTCTCTAAAAGATATTGCCGAAGTTTTACAAGTTTCAACAACGACTGTTTCTTTTGTGCTTAACGGAAAAGGAGAAGAAAAAAAGATTTCTAAACAACTTATTGCCCGAGTAGAAAATTACCTTAAAGAAATAAATTACAAGCCTAATCTTGTTGCAAGAAGTTTACGTACAGGTAGCTCGAGAGTTATTGTTTTTATGGTTGAGGATATAAGTAATTACTTTTTCTCTAAAATAGGTAGAATTATTGAAGACATCGCATACACTAATGATTATAGAGTTCTTTTCTGTAGCACCGAAAATGACACTAAACGTGCTCAGGATTTAATTCAATTATTCCAAGAACGACAGGTAGACGGCTTTATAATTGTCCCTCCTACAGGTATTGAAACAGAAATACAAAATCTTATAGAAAATGATATTCCTGTTGTACTTTTTGATAGAAAAATAGACACTCTAGATGTTGACTCTGTAACCTTAAATAACTATGAGGGTGCTACCCAAATTACAGAACACTTAATTGAAGAGGGCTATAATAACATTGCCTTTATCACCATAGATCTTGATCTTATACAAATGGATGACAGGCGTAAAGGTTATTTATTTGCAATGGAAGAAAACAATCTAAAACCAAACATTTTAGAAATACCCTACGAAATGGCAAATGCTGATAAATGTAATGTAGCAATTTCCCAATTTCTATCTGATAATCCGCAAATTGACAGTATCTTTTTTGCGACTAACTATCTTGCCCAGAATGGTCTAAAAACAATGTCAAGACTTGATGATAAGTTGATTAAAGCATTAGGTTTAGCTTGTTTTGATGACAATATCTTTTTTGAAATGTATTCGCCTTCAATAACAACTTTCGCACAGCCCATTGAGCAAATGGGAGCTCAATTAATGAAGATTATGCTGGGACACTTAGAAGATAAAGAAAAAATCAAAACAAAGAAAGCCCATATACTCGAAGGAAAACTTATAAAAAGAGAGTCTTCTTTAAGACGAGAAACTATTAAATTATAA
- a CDS encoding GAF domain-containing protein: MNEIERLKELLNYHILDTPKEEVFDDLAFLASVICDKPIALIGLLDKDRNWFKAKVGVDIVDSPRDISFCQYTLEKPDEVLVINDTTKDSRFQENPMVVGGPKIRFYAGAPLITPKGFVLGTICVFDTKPGQLNDDKIKSLKLLSRKVMNHFNSRKLLIEQQSKINYDAKYLRQITDYAPGVLFQFELSRSTFNFQFVSKGIKNLHKDIEPELIIKKPEAFLKYVYPSDRVLFQAELKKACLNQSSFEFEFRILNDKGEIQWYLAKGNPCYFNGQKNGWFGSFQNITQQLEYQRAMEQISFDISHILRSPVTNLLGLANLIENEKECLTDYKLREYSHYIQTVSLELDTFTRGLNTIYEQKKANFQKKSI, encoded by the coding sequence ATGAATGAGATAGAGAGATTAAAAGAGCTCTTAAACTACCACATTTTAGATACTCCTAAAGAAGAAGTATTTGATGATTTGGCATTTTTAGCTTCTGTAATTTGTGACAAGCCTATAGCGTTAATAGGCTTGTTAGATAAAGATCGTAATTGGTTTAAAGCCAAAGTAGGAGTCGATATCGTAGATTCTCCACGTGATATCTCTTTTTGTCAATATACCCTAGAAAAACCCGATGAAGTTTTAGTGATTAACGATACGACAAAAGATTCGAGATTTCAAGAGAACCCAATGGTTGTAGGTGGCCCCAAAATACGTTTTTATGCTGGCGCTCCCTTAATAACTCCTAAAGGTTTTGTATTGGGTACTATTTGCGTATTTGATACTAAACCCGGGCAACTCAACGATGATAAAATTAAATCTTTAAAACTTCTCTCTAGAAAAGTGATGAATCATTTCAACTCCCGTAAATTGCTTATAGAGCAGCAGAGTAAAATTAATTATGACGCAAAATATCTAAGGCAAATTACAGATTATGCACCGGGAGTGTTATTTCAATTTGAATTAAGTAGATCTACATTTAACTTTCAATTTGTAAGTAAGGGAATAAAAAATCTGCATAAAGACATAGAGCCCGAATTAATAATTAAGAAGCCAGAAGCTTTTTTAAAGTATGTATATCCTTCAGATCGTGTTTTATTTCAGGCAGAGCTTAAAAAGGCTTGTTTAAATCAATCATCGTTTGAATTTGAGTTCAGAATTTTAAATGACAAGGGTGAAATTCAGTGGTATTTAGCTAAGGGTAATCCTTGTTATTTTAATGGTCAAAAAAATGGCTGGTTTGGCTCTTTTCAAAATATTACGCAGCAATTAGAATATCAACGTGCGATGGAGCAAATAAGCTTTGATATATCACATATTTTAAGAAGCCCGGTTACAAATTTATTGGGATTAGCTAATCTAATCGAAAACGAAAAAGAATGTTTAACAGATTATAAATTAAGGGAGTATAGCCATTATATACAAACAGTTTCTCTTGAATTAGACACCTTCACCAGGGGTCTTAATACGATTTATGAACAAAAGAAAGCCAACTTTCAAAAAAAAAGCATTTGA
- a CDS encoding MbnP family protein, whose product MKTINTFKFLVLALGLILTSCASDDDTTENLSGTNNLIIEFDNSVSGDDLLLNSTSYTNSNSEIITINRFNYIVSNFVLIDAAGNEFTYPKDESYFIVSEEINLNEIELKNIPAGAYVAIRFGIGVDQEKYLQGAEGQGDFLQLAETTNMMWSWQAGYKFLNFEGTFTSSTITEAKDFKIHMGSHGSSLDNYRELTVSLPTNALVSSNLSPIIHLEVDANQILDGQNKISLSEKSVVMVDEVKSPQIAVNAATMFRVDHVHNGENHDH is encoded by the coding sequence ATGAAAACTATAAACACATTTAAATTTCTGGTTTTAGCGCTGGGCCTTATTCTAACTTCCTGCGCATCTGACGATGATACTACAGAAAACCTTTCGGGTACAAACAACCTAATTATAGAATTTGATAATAGCGTAAGTGGAGATGATTTATTACTCAACTCTACGAGTTATACTAATAGTAACAGCGAAATAATAACTATTAACCGTTTTAATTATATCGTTAGCAACTTCGTACTTATTGATGCTGCCGGTAATGAATTTACCTATCCTAAAGATGAGAGCTATTTTATAGTGAGTGAAGAGATTAATCTTAATGAAATAGAGCTGAAAAATATACCTGCCGGAGCGTATGTCGCAATACGATTTGGTATAGGCGTTGATCAGGAAAAATATCTACAAGGAGCAGAAGGTCAGGGAGATTTTTTACAACTGGCAGAAACCACAAATATGATGTGGTCATGGCAGGCTGGTTATAAATTTTTAAATTTTGAAGGTACATTCACATCATCTACAATTACTGAAGCGAAAGACTTTAAAATACATATGGGTAGTCATGGAAGCAGTCTTGACAACTATAGAGAACTTACTGTAAGCTTACCTACAAATGCTCTTGTAAGTAGTAATCTAAGCCCAATTATTCACCTTGAAGTAGATGCCAATCAAATTTTAGATGGTCAAAATAAAATCTCACTTTCAGAAAAATCTGTTGTGATGGTTGATGAAGTGAAGAGTCCGCAGATTGCCGTGAATGCTGCTACCATGTTTCGTGTAGATCACGTGCATAATGGTGAAAATCACGATCATTAA
- a CDS encoding cytochrome-c peroxidase encodes MRILIKYTSVLLGVLLFMSCTANDDSDYSALDENLKVTIPANFPEMSYNLASNPPTKNGFELGKKLFYDGNLSANGFISCGFCHEQRSAFTHHGHQFSHGINDLEGTRNAPAIQNMAFQTEFAWDGATSHLDLFPIIPITNEVEMGETLSNVLFKISSDSEYKRLFASAFENGEVNNENFLKALSQFMVMMISANSKYDKFVRNEEGGEFSALEKKGLALFESKCAHCHKTDLFTDNTFRNNGLPPYPGLNDLGRAEVSGRISDNYKFKVPSLRNVALTAPYMHDGRFGSLQSVLNFYTNGVKDSETLDLVLKQNGKLGIALNADDQEALIAFLETLTDTDYINDKRFSEY; translated from the coding sequence ATGAGAATATTAATTAAGTATACTTCAGTGTTGCTGGGCGTTTTACTTTTCATGTCCTGCACTGCAAATGACGATTCAGATTATAGTGCATTAGATGAAAACCTTAAAGTTACTATTCCTGCTAATTTTCCTGAAATGAGTTATAACCTTGCTTCAAATCCTCCAACTAAAAATGGATTTGAATTGGGTAAAAAATTATTCTATGACGGAAATTTATCTGCAAATGGTTTTATATCCTGTGGCTTTTGCCACGAGCAACGTTCTGCATTTACGCACCACGGTCATCAATTTAGCCACGGTATAAATGATCTTGAAGGTACGCGCAACGCTCCTGCAATTCAAAATATGGCTTTTCAAACTGAATTTGCCTGGGATGGTGCCACTTCACACTTAGACTTGTTTCCTATCATACCTATTACAAATGAAGTAGAAATGGGCGAAACGCTTTCTAATGTGTTGTTTAAAATAAGTAGTGATAGCGAGTACAAGCGTCTATTTGCTTCAGCTTTTGAAAATGGTGAAGTAAATAACGAGAATTTTCTCAAAGCACTATCGCAATTTATGGTTATGATGATTTCAGCAAATTCTAAATATGACAAGTTTGTGCGTAATGAAGAGGGCGGTGAATTTTCGGCATTAGAAAAAAAAGGTCTTGCTCTTTTTGAATCTAAATGTGCGCATTGTCATAAAACCGATTTATTTACAGACAATACCTTTAGAAATAATGGACTCCCACCCTACCCAGGTCTAAATGATTTAGGACGTGCTGAAGTAAGTGGACGTATTTCTGACAATTACAAATTTAAAGTACCTAGTCTGCGTAATGTTGCTTTAACTGCTCCCTATATGCACGATGGGCGTTTCGGAAGTTTGCAATCTGTTCTTAATTTTTACACAAACGGTGTAAAAGATTCTGAAACCTTAGATCTGGTTTTAAAACAAAATGGGAAACTAGGTATCGCTCTAAATGCAGATGATCAAGAGGCATTAATTGCTTTTTTGGAAACACTAACAGATACCGATTACATAAACGATAAGCGTTTTTCAGAATATTAA
- a CDS encoding transporter, producing MNLHLYKILVLSLLLMITSSAIAKSTITLDSLNIDTNPFYTYNLEECDFCGCGSSGGGMGYGTVGNENFIGVRYIYQQYQSRDGIFNNSPWVEENFNTLQLWGKIPITKKLSLTAILPYHFHNRNFADNTSQNIEGLGDLSILGFYSLISPVPDGLFENQQSKYKHSLEVGGGIKLPTGAYNRSNNEGSVNPSFQVGTGSFDYILAANYSVGYKNWGLGLMTNYTIKTENKEDYHFGDQFIYGLNVSKVYNTLKIDKIIPFIGLAGEVYSENKSFGLRVPDTEGSVLFGRVGTEVTLKKLSTGINVMLPMSQNLNAGKVEAEYRLGIHLNYTL from the coding sequence ATGAACTTACATTTATATAAAATACTAGTACTGAGTTTACTCTTAATGATAACATCTTCCGCGATAGCAAAATCAACTATCACATTAGATTCACTAAATATAGATACAAACCCGTTTTATACATACAACTTAGAAGAGTGTGACTTTTGCGGCTGCGGAAGTTCTGGTGGCGGTATGGGATACGGTACTGTGGGCAATGAAAATTTTATAGGCGTGAGATATATCTATCAACAGTATCAATCACGTGACGGAATTTTTAATAATTCGCCTTGGGTAGAAGAAAATTTTAACACACTCCAATTATGGGGAAAAATCCCTATTACAAAAAAATTGAGTTTGACCGCAATTCTACCGTACCACTTTCATAACCGCAATTTTGCAGATAACACATCACAAAATATTGAAGGCTTAGGAGATTTAAGCATTTTGGGATTCTATTCATTAATATCCCCGGTACCCGATGGTTTATTTGAAAATCAACAGTCAAAATACAAACACAGTCTAGAAGTGGGTGGTGGTATAAAATTACCTACAGGAGCGTATAATCGATCTAATAATGAAGGTAGTGTAAATCCAAGTTTCCAGGTAGGCACCGGAAGTTTTGATTACATCCTTGCAGCTAATTACTCGGTAGGATATAAAAATTGGGGATTAGGCTTAATGACGAATTATACTATAAAAACCGAAAATAAAGAGGATTATCATTTTGGTGATCAATTTATTTATGGCTTAAATGTGTCTAAAGTGTACAACACTTTAAAGATTGATAAAATCATACCTTTTATAGGTCTGGCAGGTGAAGTATATTCTGAGAATAAAAGTTTTGGATTGAGAGTGCCAGATACCGAAGGATCTGTTCTATTTGGCAGAGTAGGCACTGAAGTGACTCTTAAAAAATTGAGTACAGGGATAAATGTAATGCTTCCGATGAGTCAGAATTTAAATGCAGGTAAAGTAGAAGCTGAATACAGGCTGGGAATTCACTTAAATTACACATTATAA
- a CDS encoding bifunctional 4-hydroxy-2-oxoglutarate aldolase/2-dehydro-3-deoxy-phosphogluconate aldolase: MSKHNRIEVALALQSNGFVPLFYDEDINRCRQLVTACYIGGARILEFTARGDFAHEVFYEVSKFIKTNYSDMFLGVGSITDAAAASLYMQLGADFIVTPALREDIAEVCNRRKVLWLPGCGSVKEINDAEALGCEIIKLFPGSIYGPEFVKAVKGPQPWTSIMPTGGVIPTQENLKSWFDAGVTCVGLGSQLIGKSSDGSYDYKAIEANVKDVVTLLKTIRS; the protein is encoded by the coding sequence ATGAGTAAACATAACCGTATAGAAGTCGCTTTAGCCCTACAATCTAATGGCTTTGTTCCTTTATTTTATGATGAGGATATAAATCGTTGTAGGCAATTAGTAACAGCCTGTTACATCGGCGGAGCACGCATTTTAGAATTTACTGCTCGGGGTGATTTTGCGCACGAAGTTTTTTATGAAGTATCAAAATTTATAAAAACTAATTATTCAGATATGTTTCTGGGTGTGGGTTCTATAACAGATGCCGCTGCAGCTTCTTTATATATGCAATTGGGAGCAGATTTTATTGTGACCCCTGCTTTGCGAGAAGATATTGCAGAAGTTTGTAACCGTCGTAAAGTTTTATGGCTACCCGGCTGTGGTTCTGTTAAAGAGATTAATGATGCCGAAGCACTGGGTTGTGAGATTATAAAATTATTTCCGGGATCTATTTATGGTCCTGAGTTTGTAAAAGCAGTTAAAGGTCCGCAACCGTGGACGTCAATTATGCCTACTGGTGGTGTAATTCCTACTCAAGAGAATTTAAAATCCTGGTTTGATGCAGGTGTTACCTGTGTTGGATTAGGCTCTCAACTAATTGGTAAATCTTCAGACGGGAGCTATGATTATAAAGCGATTGAAGCTAATGTGAAAGACGTTGTTACGTTATTAAAAACCATCCGATCTTAA
- a CDS encoding sugar kinase translates to MKRVVTFGELMMRLATQHNERFGQARSLGVTYGGGEFNVAVSLSNYGMHTQFVSRFPDNDLGKSALEEVNRFKVNSDYSVIGGERLGVYFLEQGAGLRPSSVVYDRANSSLATATPGTFDWDAIFENATWFHWSGVTPGLSQNAADVTLEALKVAKSKGVNVSCDLNYRSKLWKYGKAPSKVMPQLLAYSKVILGDIDTAYFMMGQDRINPDYTKTDILPNLYHPLFKACPDLEYIATSLRKSINTSHQRIGGILCTKEQLLTANNYDVNYVVDRVGSGDAFMAGLIYGLNELPLQQAIEFATAACVLKHTIPGDLNRACVAEVEQLIAGGGDVQR, encoded by the coding sequence ATGAAAAGGGTTGTAACCTTTGGAGAACTTATGATGCGCCTTGCTACTCAACATAATGAGCGATTTGGCCAGGCGCGTTCACTGGGAGTAACCTATGGTGGAGGCGAATTTAATGTTGCAGTATCCCTATCTAATTATGGGATGCATACTCAATTTGTTTCCCGATTTCCTGATAACGATTTAGGAAAAAGTGCTTTAGAAGAAGTTAATCGGTTTAAAGTTAACTCAGATTATAGTGTTATTGGAGGTGAGAGATTGGGTGTGTATTTTTTAGAACAAGGTGCGGGTTTACGACCTAGCAGTGTTGTTTATGACCGGGCTAATAGTTCTTTGGCAACCGCTACACCAGGTACATTTGATTGGGATGCAATTTTTGAAAACGCAACCTGGTTTCATTGGAGTGGTGTGACACCTGGGTTATCGCAAAACGCTGCTGACGTAACTTTAGAAGCGCTTAAAGTAGCTAAAAGTAAAGGTGTTAACGTCTCATGCGATCTTAATTATCGCTCTAAACTTTGGAAATACGGGAAAGCGCCGAGTAAGGTTATGCCCCAATTGTTAGCCTATAGCAAGGTAATTTTGGGTGATATTGACACGGCTTATTTTATGATGGGGCAAGATCGTATAAATCCAGATTACACTAAAACAGATATCTTACCTAATCTATATCATCCTCTGTTTAAAGCCTGTCCCGATCTTGAATATATAGCAACGAGTTTACGTAAATCTATAAATACATCACATCAACGTATAGGAGGTATTTTATGTACAAAGGAGCAACTGCTCACCGCAAATAACTATGATGTGAATTATGTGGTAGATCGCGTGGGAAGTGGTGATGCTTTTATGGCAGGTTTAATATATGGCTTAAATGAATTACCACTACAACAGGCCATAGAGTTTGCTACTGCAGCCTGTGTTTTAAAGCATACAATTCCCGGAGATTTAAATCGAGCTTGTGTTGCTGAAGTTGAGCAGCTAATCGCTGGTGGAGGCGATGTACAACGCTAA
- a CDS encoding SDR family NAD(P)-dependent oxidoreductase — protein MSTKSKVAVITGATGGIGFAVARKLGQNGFTIILNGIDDEAGAARVQELKAENIEAEYYGFDVTNEDEVTSNIKAVGEKYGKIDVLVNNAGGLGGRSRFEEMTTEFYRSVMALNLDSVFFASRAAIPFLKKGEHASIINYTSNAAWNAGGPGAGVYGTSKAGVHAITRALAKDLAEYGIRVNAVSPGTIDTPFHSQIKSTKPEVFASWKNNILLGRLGQPEDVASVVAFLAGEGAAFITAETIQIGGGQALGI, from the coding sequence ATGAGTACAAAAAGTAAAGTTGCAGTAATTACAGGTGCCACAGGAGGCATCGGGTTTGCAGTCGCAAGAAAATTAGGCCAGAATGGTTTTACGATAATCTTAAATGGTATTGATGATGAGGCTGGAGCAGCCCGTGTACAAGAACTTAAAGCCGAAAATATAGAAGCAGAATATTATGGTTTTGATGTTACTAATGAAGATGAGGTAACTTCAAATATTAAGGCTGTAGGAGAAAAATACGGAAAGATTGATGTCCTGGTAAATAATGCAGGTGGCCTGGGCGGAAGATCTCGTTTTGAAGAAATGACTACAGAGTTTTACAGATCAGTCATGGCGCTGAATTTAGATTCAGTTTTCTTTGCATCTCGCGCGGCAATACCATTTCTTAAAAAAGGAGAGCATGCAAGTATTATAAATTACACATCTAATGCCGCCTGGAATGCTGGTGGGCCTGGCGCGGGAGTGTATGGCACATCTAAAGCAGGAGTTCACGCTATTACGCGCGCACTTGCTAAAGATCTAGCGGAATATGGTATACGCGTAAATGCTGTTTCTCCGGGAACGATAGATACGCCTTTTCATTCTCAAATTAAATCTACAAAGCCAGAAGTTTTTGCTTCATGGAAAAACAATATTCTTTTAGGAAGATTAGGTCAGCCTGAAGATGTGGCTTCAGTAGTTGCTTTTTTAGCAGGTGAAGGTGCTGCATTCATTACAGCAGAAACCATTCAGATAGGCGGTGGTCAGGCGTTAGGAATCTAA